A single Candidatus Schekmanbacteria bacterium RIFCSPLOWO2_02_FULL_38_14 DNA region contains:
- a CDS encoding tRNA dihydrouridine synthase DusB — MKIGSLKLSGNIFLAPMAGIANLPFRLIAKRFGATLVFSELSSSEALIRDGKKTFDILRTAPEEKPIIFQIFGSNPDSVAEAARIVQELKPDGIDINMGCAVRKVIKSGSGVALMKDPEKIKEILKKVRKAVSLPLTIKIRSGWNSKNINALEIALIAEDEGVDAITIHPRTKEQMFSDRSDWSLIRKIKQKIKIPVIGNGDINTCLDARRMFEETGCDAAMVGRGSMGRPWIFREIREYLDSGKIPDEPLKTEIEKTIIDHFNLSIEFLGQRRGTDLIKKHIAWYTKGFQDSCQLRKKIYLMNRKEEILSAIKVFFSYI; from the coding sequence ATAAAAATTGGGAGCTTAAAATTATCAGGAAATATATTTCTTGCGCCAATGGCAGGAATCGCAAACCTGCCATTCCGCCTCATTGCAAAAAGGTTTGGTGCCACACTCGTGTTCTCAGAGCTTTCAAGTTCTGAAGCCCTGATAAGGGATGGGAAAAAGACCTTTGACATTCTAAGAACAGCTCCTGAAGAAAAGCCAATAATCTTCCAGATTTTCGGCTCAAACCCTGACTCCGTTGCTGAGGCTGCAAGAATCGTTCAGGAACTGAAGCCTGATGGAATTGATATAAATATGGGATGTGCTGTCAGGAAGGTAATAAAATCCGGCTCAGGCGTGGCACTGATGAAAGACCCTGAAAAGATAAAAGAGATTTTGAAAAAGGTTCGCAAGGCTGTCTCTCTGCCTCTTACAATAAAAATCCGTTCAGGATGGAACTCCAAAAACATAAATGCGCTTGAAATCGCGCTGATTGCAGAAGATGAGGGAGTGGATGCCATCACAATCCACCCGCGGACAAAAGAGCAGATGTTCAGCGACAGGAGCGACTGGTCTCTGATAAGAAAAATAAAACAGAAAATAAAAATTCCTGTAATTGGAAACGGGGACATTAACACCTGCCTTGATGCCAGGAGAATGTTTGAGGAAACAGGGTGTGACGCGGCAATGGTTGGGAGGGGTTCAATGGGAAGGCCATGGATATTCAGGGAAATAAGGGAATATCTTGATTCCGGAAAAATTCCTGATGAACCCTTGAAGACAGAGATTGAAAAAACCATAATTGACCACTTCAACCTCTCAATTGAATTCCTGGGGCAAAGAAGAGGAACAGACCTGATAAAAAAACATATCGCATGGTACACAAAGGGGTTTCAGGATAGCTGTCAGTTAAGGAAAAAGATTTATTTAATGAACAGAAAAGAAGAAATATTGTCTGCCATAAAAGTTTTTTTCAGCTACATTTAA
- a CDS encoding 5,10-methylenetetrahydrofolate reductase, with protein MSLKNLFEKGKFVLTAEVEPPKGTDVSKIFEISESLRGKVDGLNITDQQSAVMRLGSLASCHLLIEKGFEVIFQVTCRDRNCIALQSDLLSASVLGIENVLILTGDHPQLGDHPDSKPVFDLDSVQLLQIAKTLEGGHDFVGNKLMKEPNFFLGAAINPGADPIEPEIIKAEKKVKAGASFFQTQAIYDSEKFKQFIEKTKHLNVFIMAGIVLLKSAKMARYMNEKIAGVCVSDDIIERMEKADDKRKECIEISVSIIKGIQDFCHGIHFMALGWEDLIPEIIKRLNLGK; from the coding sequence ATGAGCTTAAAAAATCTTTTTGAAAAAGGGAAATTCGTTCTAACGGCTGAAGTGGAGCCACCAAAAGGAACTGATGTTTCAAAAATTTTTGAAATATCAGAATCTTTAAGAGGCAAAGTTGACGGATTAAACATTACCGACCAACAGAGCGCTGTAATGCGTCTTGGCTCACTTGCGTCATGCCATCTTCTAATAGAAAAGGGATTTGAAGTCATCTTTCAGGTCACCTGTCGTGACAGGAATTGCATAGCCCTTCAATCAGACCTTTTGAGCGCCTCTGTACTTGGTATAGAGAATGTCCTTATTCTTACAGGTGACCACCCACAGTTAGGAGACCATCCTGATTCTAAACCAGTTTTCGACCTTGATTCTGTCCAGCTTCTTCAGATTGCAAAAACCCTTGAAGGAGGGCACGACTTCGTAGGAAACAAATTGATGAAAGAACCAAATTTTTTTTTAGGAGCAGCCATCAATCCTGGGGCAGACCCGATAGAACCTGAAATTATCAAAGCTGAAAAAAAAGTAAAAGCAGGTGCCTCATTTTTTCAAACCCAAGCTATATACGACTCTGAAAAATTTAAACAATTCATTGAAAAAACAAAACACCTCAATGTCTTTATAATGGCAGGAATTGTTCTTTTGAAATCTGCTAAAATGGCTCGATATATGAATGAAAAAATAGCTGGCGTATGTGTCTCTGATGATATCATTGAACGTATGGAAAAAGCAGATGATAAACGAAAGGAATGTATTGAAATTTCAGTATCCATAATCAAAGGAATTCAAGACTTCTGCCACGGTATTCATTTCATGGCGCTTGGGTGGGAAGACCTAATACCTGAAATCATAAAAAGATTAAATCTTGGCAAATGA
- a CDS encoding threonine ammonia-lyase produces MISVKDIEQAKKRLKGIINEKNFIKSEILSDYFKTNIYLKLENLQKTGSFKIRGSFNFISQLTKEEKVRGVVTASAGNHAQSVAYACLSFGIKATVVMPKGTPLTKVRACKSFGAEIIFNGSTYDDAYEKAMEICKEKNRVFIHAFDDYDVIAGQGTIGIEILEQAEDIDMVIVPIGGGGLISGISVAIKEKNPSVKIIGVEAEEAASAFFSRKMGKVVHLPMVKTIADGIAVKSVGTKTFPIIEKYVDEIVTVNEEEISEAILMFMEQGKLTVEGAGAAPLAALLGGKVKFEGKRVVLVISGGNIDVNMVSRIIEKGLLRAGRFTRIIIDINDIPGALAKIAEMFGIAEANILHIVHERAALNIPFGKTRVKLDLETKGFDHIKEIINILESKGFNVSIEK; encoded by the coding sequence ATGATTTCAGTAAAAGATATTGAGCAGGCAAAGAAAAGATTGAAAGGCATTATTAATGAAAAGAATTTTATAAAATCTGAGATTTTAAGTGACTATTTTAAAACTAATATTTATCTGAAGCTTGAGAATTTGCAGAAAACAGGGTCTTTTAAAATAAGAGGATCATTTAACTTTATTAGCCAGCTTACAAAAGAGGAGAAAGTAAGAGGGGTAGTAACAGCTTCAGCAGGAAACCATGCACAGAGTGTTGCTTATGCATGCTTATCTTTTGGGATCAAAGCTACTGTTGTGATGCCTAAAGGAACTCCATTGACTAAAGTAAGGGCCTGCAAATCTTTTGGAGCAGAGATTATTTTTAATGGCAGTACCTATGATGATGCATATGAAAAAGCAATGGAAATCTGCAAAGAAAAGAATCGGGTATTCATTCATGCTTTTGATGATTACGATGTGATAGCAGGACAGGGGACTATTGGGATTGAAATACTTGAGCAGGCAGAAGACATTGATATGGTTATTGTTCCAATAGGCGGAGGAGGATTGATATCAGGAATATCTGTAGCAATTAAAGAGAAAAATCCTTCAGTGAAAATAATAGGAGTAGAAGCAGAAGAGGCAGCATCAGCTTTTTTCTCAAGAAAGATGGGGAAGGTTGTCCATCTTCCTATGGTAAAAACAATTGCAGACGGAATCGCTGTAAAATCTGTAGGGACAAAGACTTTTCCAATAATAGAAAAGTATGTAGATGAAATTGTTACTGTTAATGAGGAGGAGATTTCTGAAGCAATATTGATGTTTATGGAACAGGGAAAATTAACAGTAGAGGGAGCAGGTGCAGCACCATTGGCAGCCCTTTTAGGAGGAAAGGTTAAATTTGAAGGGAAAAGAGTCGTGCTGGTTATTAGCGGTGGAAATATTGATGTTAACATGGTGTCAAGAATTATTGAAAAAGGTCTTCTGAGGGCAGGAAGGTTTACGAGAATTATAATAGATATCAATGATATTCCAGGAGCACTTGCAAAAATTGCAGAAATGTTTGGAATTGCAGAAGCAAATATACTTCATATTGTTCACGAGAGAGCAGCATTAAATATTCCTTTTGGAAAAACACGGGTAAAACTTGATTTAGAGACAAAGGGATTTGACCACATAAAAGAGATAATAAATATTCTGGAATCAAAGGGTTTTAATGTTTCTATTGAAAAATGA
- a CDS encoding molybdenum cofactor biosynthesis protein, translating into MGHKDHKEKAKNSVKCFIITVSDSRTPDTDESGKFISDILKINGHNVIGYVILKDEPNLVCEFARNESLEVDVEAIIINGGTGISSRDSTFEAVDAILEKRLTGFGELFRYLSYIEIGSSAIMSRACAGVLNKKIIISLPGSESAVKLAMNKLILPELSHMIWEVNR; encoded by the coding sequence ATGGGACATAAAGACCATAAAGAGAAAGCTAAAAATTCTGTTAAATGCTTTATAATTACTGTAAGTGATTCAAGAACTCCTGATACAGATGAAAGCGGTAAATTTATATCAGACATTTTGAAAATAAATGGACACAATGTTATTGGCTATGTGATTTTAAAAGATGAACCAAATCTTGTCTGCGAATTTGCAAGAAATGAATCATTGGAAGTGGATGTTGAAGCTATAATAATAAATGGTGGCACAGGCATATCTTCTAGAGATTCAACATTTGAAGCAGTTGATGCCATTTTAGAAAAACGCTTGACGGGCTTCGGAGAACTTTTTCGTTATTTAAGTTATATAGAAATCGGTTCATCTGCCATTATGAGCAGAGCGTGTGCAGGAGTTTTGAATAAAAAGATAATAATTTCATTGCCGGGGTCAGAAAGCGCTGTAAAGCTTGCAATGAACAAATTAATCCTTCCTGAACTCTCCCATATGATATGGGAAGTGAACAGATGA
- a CDS encoding tRNA (adenosine(37)-N6)-dimethylallyltransferase MiaA, translating into MNPSDKSIIIISGPTASGKSQIALSVVRKLDLEIVNADSMQVYRYLDIGTAKPSLNDRKLIKHHLIDIVDPDEQYDAGRYVEETDNVIANLLKEKKFPLIVGGTGLYIKALIFGLFHSPPKDLKIRNDLKLKVKSSGIENLYSELKQTDPLSAQKIKPTDTQRILRTLEVFLITGKPTSFFQSQHGFRKPRYKYLYFCLRREKEELNKRIEARVDKMIETGFEEEVRNLLEMGYSYDLNSLKSLGYKEMIGYINGKYNLSETINLIKKNARHYAKRQLTWFKAQPDVVWIDLKGDDIEAPAKEIKERMEAFCCP; encoded by the coding sequence TTGAACCCTTCCGACAAAAGCATTATTATAATCTCAGGCCCCACTGCATCAGGAAAATCTCAGATTGCATTATCAGTTGTCAGAAAACTTGACCTTGAAATAGTAAATGCCGACTCAATGCAGGTTTACAGATATCTTGATATTGGTACAGCAAAACCATCTTTAAATGATAGGAAACTAATCAAACATCATCTGATAGACATAGTTGACCCTGATGAACAGTATGATGCAGGTAGATATGTTGAAGAAACTGATAATGTTATTGCAAATCTTTTAAAAGAAAAAAAATTTCCTCTGATAGTTGGCGGGACAGGGCTTTATATAAAGGCTTTAATTTTTGGACTTTTCCATTCACCTCCAAAAGATTTAAAAATCAGAAATGACTTAAAATTAAAAGTAAAGTCATCAGGAATTGAAAACCTTTATTCTGAATTAAAGCAGACTGACCCTCTGAGTGCACAAAAAATAAAGCCAACAGACACTCAGAGAATATTAAGGACGCTTGAGGTGTTTCTCATAACAGGCAAACCGACTTCCTTTTTCCAGAGCCAACACGGATTCAGAAAGCCTAGATACAAATACCTGTACTTTTGCCTCAGGAGAGAGAAAGAAGAACTGAATAAAAGGATAGAAGCGAGGGTTGATAAAATGATTGAAACCGGGTTTGAAGAAGAAGTCAGAAACTTGCTTGAAATGGGTTATAGTTATGATTTAAACTCACTTAAAAGCCTCGGCTATAAAGAAATGATTGGATATATTAATGGTAAGTATAATTTGTCTGAAACAATCAACTTGATTAAAAAAAACGCCAGGCACTACGCAAAAAGACAACTCACATGGTTTAAAGCACAACCTGATGTTGTATGGATTGATTTAAAAGGCGATGATATTGAAGCTCCAGCCAAAGAAATAAAAGAAAGAATGGAAGCTTTTTGCTGTCCATAA
- a CDS encoding Mn transporter: MKLKIFSRLRRNKFIIFLAILGPGIIASNAGNDAGGIATYSIAGAREGLRFLWLLFLITFILAIVQEMSARMGVVTGKGLADLIRERFGVKITLLSMLLLLFGNLAVTISEFAGIAASLELFGVSRYISVPLGALLIWALVVKGSYRGVERVMLFFCIIYASYIVSGILAKPQWLHIMSQLVTPNFRYDPKFINLSIAVIGTTIAPWMQFYLQSAVVDKGIKVEEYKYAKVDVYLGSFVTDFIAFFIVVAAATTLYANQVDINSASDAALALKPLAGEYCFILFGIGLLNASILSAIILPLTTAYALSEAFGWESGIGKKFSEAPQFLSFYTVFIIIGAFFVIVPSYNLITIMFFAQTVNGILLPIILFIMLRLINDRQIMGEHVNSRFSNILSGGTAIMLVILTILLIVSTFKPDLF; this comes from the coding sequence ATGAAACTGAAAATATTTTCAAGGCTGAGAAGAAACAAGTTCATAATATTTCTGGCAATACTTGGTCCCGGAATCATTGCATCAAATGCTGGCAATGATGCAGGAGGGATTGCAACTTATTCCATTGCCGGAGCCCGTGAGGGGCTCAGGTTTTTGTGGCTTCTGTTTCTAATAACATTCATTCTTGCAATTGTGCAGGAGATGTCAGCAAGGATGGGAGTGGTGACAGGAAAGGGGCTTGCAGACCTGATAAGGGAGAGGTTTGGAGTGAAAATAACTCTTTTATCAATGCTCCTTCTTCTTTTTGGAAACCTTGCAGTGACAATTTCAGAATTTGCAGGGATTGCCGCTTCCCTTGAGCTTTTTGGAGTGAGCAGGTATATTTCCGTTCCCCTTGGTGCGCTGCTGATATGGGCGCTCGTTGTCAAGGGGAGCTATAGAGGTGTTGAAAGGGTAATGCTTTTTTTTTGCATTATTTATGCCTCATACATTGTTTCAGGAATTCTTGCAAAACCGCAATGGCTCCACATTATGTCACAGCTTGTTACCCCGAATTTCAGGTATGACCCCAAATTCATAAATCTTTCCATAGCGGTAATAGGAACAACCATTGCTCCGTGGATGCAGTTCTATCTTCAATCAGCAGTTGTTGACAAGGGAATAAAGGTTGAGGAATATAAGTATGCAAAAGTGGATGTTTACTTAGGCTCTTTTGTCACAGACTTCATTGCATTTTTTATAGTTGTTGCAGCAGCTACGACTCTCTATGCTAATCAGGTGGATATAAATTCCGCTTCGGATGCAGCCCTTGCACTAAAACCTCTTGCCGGAGAGTACTGTTTTATCCTTTTTGGAATAGGGCTTTTAAATGCTTCAATACTTTCAGCAATAATCCTCCCGCTCACCACAGCCTATGCTCTGTCTGAGGCTTTTGGATGGGAATCAGGGATTGGCAAGAAATTCAGCGAGGCGCCTCAGTTTCTGAGCTTTTACACTGTTTTCATAATCATAGGGGCATTTTTTGTTATTGTTCCAAGTTACAACTTGATTACGATAATGTTCTTTGCGCAGACGGTTAACGGAATACTCCTTCCAATAATTCTATTCATAATGCTCAGGCTTATCAATGACAGGCAGATAATGGGAGAGCATGTGAACAGCAGGTTCTCCAATATTCTTTCAGGAGGAACAGCGATAATGCTGGTTATTCTTACTATTCTTCTTATTGTCAGCACATTCAAGCCAGACCTTTTCTGA
- a CDS encoding 8-amino-7-oxononanoate synthase: MTYYLDKELFRLKKDNLHRVLRAVESPQSPEVIIEGKRFLLLSSNNYLGLANHPYIKKKSVEALKKYGTGSGASRLISGNTALYNSLEKKIAGFKRCESSLVFSSGYAANIGTISSLAGKNDIIFSDKLNHASIVDGCRLSRAETLIYPHKNLKVLEKGLGEAKKYQKRIIITDSIFSMDGDLAPLPEILELSEKYNAILMVDDAHATGVLGKNGRGSAEYFGIEGKIDIYMGTLSKALGSIGGFIAGSGKLTDYLINRARSFIYSTGLPPSSLAASIAAIETIESNLNFKEKLWRNVNFLKAGFDSMGYDTMNTKTQIIPVLLGSERKTMKAMSYLYDNGIFIPGIRPPTVPNGKSRLRVTPMANHTAKDLEHVLEVFRKMKKILHH, encoded by the coding sequence CTGACTTATTATCTTGATAAGGAACTTTTCCGTCTTAAAAAAGATAATCTTCACAGAGTACTGAGGGCAGTTGAGAGTCCACAGTCCCCGGAAGTAATAATCGAAGGGAAAAGATTCCTTCTCCTCTCGTCAAACAATTACCTCGGCCTTGCAAACCACCCCTACATCAAAAAAAAATCTGTTGAGGCTTTAAAAAAATACGGCACAGGCTCAGGAGCCTCACGTCTAATCTCAGGGAACACAGCTCTTTACAATTCGCTTGAAAAAAAAATCGCTGGTTTTAAAAGATGTGAATCCTCTCTTGTTTTTTCATCCGGCTATGCTGCAAATATTGGAACTATTTCAAGCCTTGCAGGAAAAAATGATATAATTTTTTCAGATAAACTCAACCACGCAAGCATTGTTGACGGATGCCGTCTTAGTAGGGCTGAAACCTTAATCTATCCGCACAAAAACCTTAAAGTCCTTGAAAAAGGGCTCGGGGAAGCAAAAAAATATCAGAAGCGCATTATAATCACGGACAGCATTTTCAGCATGGACGGCGACCTTGCGCCCCTGCCCGAAATCCTTGAGCTTTCTGAAAAATATAATGCCATACTTATGGTCGACGATGCCCACGCAACAGGAGTTCTTGGAAAGAATGGAAGAGGCTCAGCAGAATATTTCGGCATAGAAGGAAAAATTGACATTTATATGGGAACTCTGAGCAAGGCTCTTGGAAGCATTGGCGGTTTCATTGCAGGTTCAGGAAAGCTCACCGACTACCTGATTAACAGGGCAAGGAGCTTCATCTATTCAACAGGCCTTCCTCCGTCATCGCTTGCAGCGTCAATTGCTGCAATTGAAACAATAGAGAGCAACCTTAACTTTAAGGAGAAACTCTGGAGGAATGTAAATTTCCTGAAAGCAGGGTTTGATTCTATGGGTTATGACACTATGAACACAAAAACCCAGATAATACCCGTACTGCTTGGAAGCGAGAGAAAAACAATGAAGGCAATGAGCTATTTATATGACAACGGAATCTTTATCCCGGGCATCCGTCCGCCGACTGTTCCGAACGGCAAATCGCGTCTCAGGGTTACTCCAATGGCAAACCACACTGCAAAAGATCTTGAACATGTTCTTGAGGTGTTCAGGAAGATGAAAAAAATCTTGCACCATTAA
- a CDS encoding peptide ABC transporter ATP-binding protein — translation MKEEILLKTENLKTHFITNSGTIKAVDGVNIEVKRGETLGLVGESGCGKSVTALSILRLIPSPPGKIVSGKIYFEGKNLLELENKEMRKIRGNKISMVFQEPMTSLNPVFTIGNQIAEVIILHQKLKKKDAYQKTIEMLKKVGIPSPEQRIKEYPHQMSGGMRQRVMIAMALSCNPELLLADEPTTALDVTIQAQILELISKLKSDFGMSVLLITHDLGVVAEVCQSVAIMYAGRIVEYADVYTIFENPLHPYTRGLLVSVKKEGNNGKIRGRLSTIPGTVPSPLDLPKGCKFAPRCPIAEPEHFEEEPPLEEINPGHLVACFKAKIKL, via the coding sequence ATGAAAGAAGAAATTCTTTTAAAAACTGAAAATCTTAAAACCCACTTCATAACAAACAGTGGAACTATTAAGGCTGTTGATGGAGTCAATATTGAAGTTAAAAGAGGAGAGACATTAGGACTTGTAGGAGAATCAGGCTGTGGTAAAAGTGTTACAGCCCTTTCTATTCTACGATTAATTCCAAGCCCTCCAGGAAAAATTGTAAGCGGTAAGATTTATTTTGAAGGCAAAAACCTCTTAGAACTTGAAAATAAAGAAATGAGAAAAATCAGAGGAAATAAAATATCTATGGTCTTTCAGGAGCCGATGACTTCTCTAAATCCGGTCTTTACCATTGGAAATCAGATAGCAGAAGTAATCATACTACATCAAAAACTGAAAAAAAAAGATGCTTATCAAAAAACTATTGAGATGTTAAAAAAAGTAGGTATTCCTTCTCCTGAACAACGTATCAAGGAATATCCTCATCAGATGAGTGGAGGAATGCGGCAGAGGGTTATGATAGCCATGGCACTTTCCTGCAATCCTGAACTTCTCCTTGCAGATGAACCAACAACAGCTCTTGATGTTACAATTCAAGCCCAAATCCTTGAGCTAATAAGCAAACTTAAAAGCGATTTTGGGATGTCTGTTCTTTTAATCACTCATGACTTGGGTGTTGTTGCTGAAGTCTGCCAGAGTGTTGCTATCATGTATGCAGGAAGAATTGTGGAATATGCTGATGTTTATACAATATTCGAAAATCCGTTGCATCCCTATACCAGAGGACTATTAGTATCAGTTAAAAAAGAAGGTAATAATGGAAAAATAAGGGGAAGGCTTTCTACAATTCCAGGAACTGTTCCCAGTCCATTGGACTTGCCAAAGGGATGTAAATTTGCCCCTCGATGTCCGATTGCTGAGCCTGAGCATTTTGAAGAAGAACCACCCTTAGAAGAAATTAATCCAGGGCATCTTGTGGCATGTTTTAAGGCTAAGATAAAATTATAA